AAAGCCGTACAGACGGCATATCCCAGCGAGCACGATAAAGACGAACAGCGTCATGGTCAGATAAACCGCCGCCATGAGCTTGCCCAATCCCAGCAACACACCCAGCCCAAGCTTGCCCACCGTGTATGCCATGCCGCCGAACGCGCCGAACGACTCGTCGTGCAGCAATAAGTGTAATACTACGCGAGATGAACATCATCGCTACTGTCCCACTCGACACCTTGCTGATTTTTTTCGGCATCCTGACTTGGACGTTTTGCGCTGGCATGTTTGAAAAAGACAAACCCACCTGACAACGCCGTGTTTTGTAAGGTTCAGGGGCAGCCAACACCGTTTTCGTCTATGTTGGAAATAAGCACCTATGCAGCGCAAACAATTTATTCGCGGTGCCGCCGCCACCATATTCGGAGCCTGCTTGCTGCCCGACGCACAGGCCAGGCCTCAACACCCCGTTTCCCAAACCAGGCTCTGCCCCATGTCTTCCTTAACCGACGTGAAAATTACCTCCGTCAAAGTATTTCCCCTTAAAAATGCCCTTTTTGTCAAAATCGAGACAGATGCTGGCTTTAGCGGTTGGGGAGAGGGCGACCACGACCACACACCCATCATCGCAAAAGCCGTGCAAGAAGTGTGCGCACCTGCATTGGTGGGGCAATCGCCGTGGCTGAGCGAGCACCTCTTTCAGAAAATTCTGTTCGAGGCAGAGGATTTAGGCTCCACCGGATTGTTGCTCGGAGCTTTGGCTGGCATCGACAACGCCCTTTGGGATTTGAAGGGCCGCTTGGCGGGATTGCCCGTGTGGGCCTTGCTGGGCGGCTGCCAGACCTCCAAAATCCGGCTATACGGCAGTTTTGGGCGCAGCAAACCGGGTGGCTGGAAATCGCCTGATGAAATGGCAGCCACCGCCGCCCGATTCGTGGAACAGGGCTTCAGCGCCGTGAAGCCCCGTATGCAAATCCGCCTCCTAAACGTGGACCCTGACCCCGACCCGACTTACGAGGCGGTGCGTGCGGTGCGAAAGGCCGTTGGCGACGACGTCAAGGTGTTTGTAGATTTCAACAACGGATACACACCCGCTCGCGCCATCGCCTTGGGCAAAAAACTCTACGAGCATTTCAACATCGCCATAGTGGAAGAACCCGTCACCTACCACAACTATCACGATTTGGCACAGGTGGTGGAGGCGCTAGATATTCCGGTAGCCGCTGGCGAACACGAGTTTAATCGCTGGCAGATGCGCGAGCTCATCACGCAAGGCAAAGTGGACATTGTGAATACCGACATAATAAAAGCAGGAGGCATCACCGAAAACCGCCGCATAGCCGCCCTAGCCGCTGCTTTCGACCGCC
This Saprospiraceae bacterium DNA region includes the following protein-coding sequences:
- a CDS encoding mandelate racemase/muconate lactonizing enzyme family protein, producing MSSLTDVKITSVKVFPLKNALFVKIETDAGFSGWGEGDHDHTPIIAKAVQEVCAPALVGQSPWLSEHLFQKILFEAEDLGSTGLLLGALAGIDNALWDLKGRLAGLPVWALLGGCQTSKIRLYGSFGRSKPGGWKSPDEMAATAARFVEQGFSAVKPRMQIRLLNVDPDPDPTYEAVRAVRKAVGDDVKVFVDFNNGYTPARAIALGKKLYEHFNIAIVEEPVTYHNYHDLAQVVEALDIPVAAGEHEFNRWQMRELITQGKVDIVNTDIIKAGGITENRRIAALAAAFDRRIMAHNTRPTLASAATLHLLASLPNIERWQESSGPRPEMGLEPFFHNKLTYENGHLLIPQGPGLGLEVNEDALAKAVRK